In Halorubrum sp. PV6, a single window of DNA contains:
- a CDS encoding Zn-ribbon domain-containing protein, which translates to MPHQCTTCGRTFPDGSKEMLSGCPDCGGNKFQFKPAGASADDSPSPAAGRATGSTGRSSTPAPDRSSTPAPDRSSTPAPDQSADSDQPEDSDHPTNPDQSADHDRQTTTQPSASPPEPAHDPDSEAASPEPADASPESADAQRTDSEHIRDRSEEDVAQASARSDVVSPDELDRASRDVDADSSPDSDPAAHPEGHRPDIDDLRDELNEQFESIRIVSPGKYELNLMELYDRQEYIISLQEDGRYVIEMPDAWGISDE; encoded by the coding sequence GACGGCTCCAAGGAGATGCTTTCCGGCTGCCCCGACTGCGGGGGGAACAAGTTCCAGTTCAAACCCGCCGGCGCGTCGGCGGACGACAGTCCGTCGCCCGCCGCCGGTCGTGCAACCGGCTCTACGGGCCGTTCATCCACGCCCGCCCCTGACCGTTCATCCACACCCGCCCCTGACCGTTCATCCACACCCGCCCCTGACCAATCGGCCGACTCCGATCAACCGGAAGATTCCGATCACCCGACTAATCCCGATCAATCTGCTGACCACGACCGACAGACCACGACCCAACCGTCTGCGTCTCCTCCGGAACCCGCACACGATCCAGATTCCGAAGCCGCTTCTCCAGAACCCGCAGACGCTTCTCCAGAATCCGCAGACGCTCAGCGCACGGACTCGGAACACATCCGCGACCGAAGCGAAGAGGACGTCGCGCAGGCGAGCGCTCGTTCCGACGTCGTCTCTCCGGACGAACTCGACCGCGCGAGTCGAGATGTCGACGCCGACTCCTCGCCCGACTCCGACCCGGCCGCCCACCCAGAAGGCCACCGTCCCGACATCGACGACCTCCGCGACGAACTCAACGAGCAGTTCGAGAGCATCCGGATCGTCAGCCCCGGCAAGTACGAACTCAACCTGATGGAGCTGTACGACCGCCAGGAGTACATCATCTCCTTACAGGAAGACGGACGGTACGTCATCGAGATGCCCGACGCGTGGGGCATCTCCGACGAGTAA